One genomic window of Actinoplanes lobatus includes the following:
- a CDS encoding phytanoyl-CoA dioxygenase family protein: MTQVEAPAWTPMSAQEREAFDRDGYIVVPSVLSESEIEAGRAAILGYYEKSRAEGTLSATGALHQLSPIAHVPELAFLIDHPKAFKYIWSLLGWNLHIYHSHIDVHPQLHEKQKDWWHWHQDGGRQNREIETDPRPMLSVKLAYWFSDVSETGRGNFTVLPGSHKTNWLPGPKNRGLPFPQPEGATQITANAGDLVVFDRRIWHARSDNYSDITRVGAFFGYTPRWIAMRDENADLPNTPAWANLNEVQKQLLGGFGNGDGDHQWGHYPETTPLYGALKERGLLDSSIPALIP, from the coding sequence ATGACTCAGGTGGAGGCGCCGGCGTGGACGCCGATGTCCGCTCAGGAGCGGGAGGCGTTCGATCGCGACGGCTACATCGTCGTGCCGTCGGTGCTGAGTGAGAGCGAGATCGAGGCCGGCCGGGCCGCGATCCTGGGGTACTACGAGAAGAGCAGGGCCGAGGGCACGCTCAGCGCGACCGGTGCGCTGCACCAGCTGTCGCCGATCGCTCACGTGCCCGAGCTGGCCTTCCTGATCGACCACCCCAAGGCTTTCAAGTACATCTGGTCGCTGCTCGGGTGGAACCTGCACATCTACCACTCGCACATCGACGTTCACCCGCAGCTGCACGAGAAGCAGAAGGACTGGTGGCACTGGCACCAGGACGGCGGCCGGCAGAACCGGGAGATCGAGACCGACCCGCGGCCGATGCTGTCGGTCAAGCTGGCGTACTGGTTCTCCGACGTGAGCGAGACCGGCCGGGGCAACTTCACCGTGCTGCCGGGAAGCCACAAGACCAACTGGCTGCCGGGCCCGAAGAACCGCGGCCTGCCGTTCCCGCAGCCCGAGGGTGCCACCCAGATCACCGCGAACGCCGGTGACCTGGTCGTCTTCGACCGGCGCATCTGGCACGCCCGGTCGGACAACTACTCCGACATCACCCGTGTCGGCGCGTTCTTCGGCTACACCCCGCGGTGGATCGCGATGCGCGACGAGAACGCGGACCTGCCGAACACGCCGGCCTGGGCGAATCTCAACGAGGTGCAGAAGCAGCTGCTCGGCGGCTTCGGCAACGGCGACGGTGACCACCAGTGGGGCCACTACCCGGAGACCACGCCGCTCTACGGCGCCCTCAAGGAGCGGGGTCTGCTCGACTCGAGCATCCCGGCGCTGATCCCGTAA
- a CDS encoding M16 family metallopeptidase, whose translation MTKTVTKTLPDLVPDAELNLPLERERTLPNGLTVIAIRRSAVPLVEVRLRIPFGRAPLAPATLLSQALLTGTGAMSSIDIAAELQAVGGSLAAGLDPDRLLISGNALADGLDRTLELLAGVLTGAAYPETEVATERERLVDHIQVALSQPGHLARVALLRRMYGAHPYAVQTPGPEEVRAVEPAALRELHADRVRPDGAVLVLVGDIDPEQAIDTADKILGGWTGSAPDGTIPATPALETGPLLLVDRPGSVQSSLRIALPALTRTDPDYAALYLANLVFGGYFSSRWTENIREDKGYTYGSYSSIEHYVAGSALVASAEVATEVTGPSLLETQYELGRIASLAPGEEELEQARRYALGALRLGMSTQAGLAGLASTYAGFGLRLNHLRDYSAALSAATREEVAAAAAKYLAPSRAVAVVLGDAERIEAQLAALTAVERGAA comes from the coding sequence GTGACCAAGACCGTGACCAAGACGCTGCCGGACCTGGTGCCCGACGCGGAGCTCAACCTGCCGTTGGAGAGGGAGCGCACCCTTCCCAACGGCCTCACCGTCATCGCCATCCGCCGGTCCGCGGTGCCGCTGGTCGAGGTGCGGCTGCGGATCCCGTTCGGGCGGGCGCCGCTGGCCCCGGCCACCCTGCTCTCGCAGGCCCTGCTGACCGGCACCGGCGCCATGTCGAGCATCGACATCGCGGCCGAGTTGCAGGCCGTCGGCGGCAGCCTGGCCGCCGGGCTCGACCCGGACCGCCTGCTGATCAGCGGCAACGCCCTCGCCGACGGGCTCGACCGGACTCTGGAGCTGCTCGCCGGGGTGCTCACCGGCGCCGCCTACCCGGAGACCGAGGTGGCCACCGAGCGGGAGCGGCTGGTCGACCACATCCAGGTCGCCCTCAGCCAGCCCGGCCACCTGGCCCGGGTGGCGCTGCTCCGCCGGATGTACGGCGCCCATCCGTACGCGGTGCAGACCCCCGGCCCGGAGGAGGTCCGCGCCGTCGAGCCGGCCGCCCTGCGCGAGCTGCACGCCGACCGGGTCCGCCCGGACGGCGCGGTGCTGGTGCTCGTCGGCGACATCGACCCGGAGCAGGCCATCGACACCGCCGACAAGATCCTCGGCGGCTGGACCGGCAGCGCCCCGGACGGGACCATCCCGGCCACCCCCGCGCTGGAGACCGGCCCGCTGCTGCTCGTGGACCGGCCCGGCTCGGTGCAGTCCTCGCTGCGGATCGCCCTGCCCGCGCTCACCCGCACCGACCCCGACTACGCCGCCCTCTACCTGGCCAACCTGGTCTTCGGCGGCTACTTCTCGTCCCGCTGGACGGAGAACATCCGGGAGGACAAGGGCTACACCTACGGGTCGTACTCGTCGATCGAGCACTACGTCGCCGGGTCCGCCCTGGTCGCGTCCGCCGAGGTGGCCACCGAGGTGACCGGCCCGTCCCTGCTCGAGACACAGTACGAGCTGGGCCGCATCGCCAGCCTCGCCCCCGGTGAGGAGGAGCTGGAGCAGGCCCGCCGGTACGCCCTCGGCGCCCTCCGTCTCGGCATGTCCACCCAGGCCGGCCTGGCCGGGCTGGCCAGCACCTACGCCGGCTTCGGGCTGCGCCTCAACCATCTGCGCGACTACTCGGCGGCGCTGTCGGCCGCCACCCGTGAGGAGGTCGCCGCCGCGGCCGCGAAGTACCTCGCCCCGTCCCGCGCGGTGGCCGTCGTCCTGGGTGACGCCGAGCGGATCGAGGCACAGCTCGCCGCGCTGACCGCGGTGGAGCGCGGCGCAGCGTGA
- a CDS encoding zinc-dependent metalloprotease, whose protein sequence is MPDIPFGFSLPGAQPPDPSDPQQMQQFMAQLQQMFAAPGSGPVNWDLARQVAASQLSASGDPAVNMLERHQVEEALRLADLWLDPVCALPSGIHKSVAWNRNEWIYNTLDVWKKLCEPIAGRMVGAMGDLVPEEARAQLGPMQSMVATLGGALFGGQLGQAFGQLAAEVLSAGDIGLPLGPAGTAALVPSNIKAYGSGLELPEDQVRLYVALREAAHQRLFGHVPWLRAHVLSAVETYASGITVNREAIEEAMSRVDPSDPESMQAMALEGIFTPEDTPQQKAGLARLETALALVEGWVGHIVDAAAGDRLPSVAALGEAFRRRRAAGGPAEQTFAALVGLELRPRRLREAGALWAAVTEHRGIPGRDALWDHPDLLPTNDDFADPDGFARSRTDWDISELEGLEDGPTED, encoded by the coding sequence GTGCCTGATATCCCGTTCGGCTTCTCCCTGCCGGGCGCTCAGCCGCCCGACCCCTCCGACCCGCAGCAGATGCAGCAGTTCATGGCGCAGCTGCAGCAGATGTTCGCCGCGCCCGGCAGTGGCCCGGTCAACTGGGACCTGGCCCGACAGGTCGCCGCCAGCCAGCTCTCGGCGTCCGGTGACCCAGCGGTGAACATGCTGGAGCGCCACCAGGTCGAGGAGGCGCTCCGCCTCGCCGACCTCTGGCTCGACCCGGTGTGCGCGCTTCCCAGCGGCATCCACAAGTCCGTGGCGTGGAACCGCAACGAGTGGATCTACAACACTCTCGACGTCTGGAAGAAGCTGTGCGAGCCGATCGCCGGCCGCATGGTCGGCGCCATGGGCGACCTCGTGCCCGAGGAGGCCCGCGCCCAGCTCGGCCCGATGCAGTCGATGGTCGCCACGCTCGGCGGCGCGCTCTTCGGCGGCCAGCTCGGCCAGGCCTTCGGCCAGCTCGCGGCCGAGGTCCTCTCGGCCGGTGACATCGGCCTTCCGCTCGGTCCGGCCGGCACGGCCGCGCTGGTCCCGTCCAACATCAAGGCGTACGGGTCCGGCCTCGAGCTTCCGGAGGACCAGGTCCGGCTGTACGTGGCGTTGCGCGAGGCCGCCCACCAGCGGCTGTTCGGGCACGTCCCGTGGCTGCGGGCGCATGTGCTCAGCGCCGTGGAGACGTACGCGAGCGGCATCACGGTCAACCGGGAGGCCATCGAGGAGGCGATGAGCCGCGTCGACCCGAGCGATCCCGAGTCGATGCAGGCGATGGCCCTGGAGGGCATCTTCACTCCGGAGGACACCCCGCAGCAGAAGGCCGGGCTGGCCCGGCTGGAGACCGCGCTCGCCCTGGTCGAGGGCTGGGTGGGCCACATCGTCGACGCCGCCGCGGGGGACCGTCTGCCGTCGGTGGCCGCGCTGGGCGAGGCGTTCCGCCGCCGCCGGGCCGCCGGTGGCCCGGCCGAGCAGACCTTCGCGGCCCTGGTCGGCCTGGAGCTGCGCCCACGTCGCCTGCGCGAGGCCGGCGCCCTGTGGGCCGCGGTCACCGAGCACCGCGGCATCCCCGGCCGGGACGCCCTCTGGGACCACCCCGACCTGCTGCCCACCAACGACGACTTCGCCGACCCGGACGGCTTCGCGCGCAGCCGCACCGACTGGGACATCAGCGAACTCGAGGGCCTCGAAGACGGCCCGACCGAGGACTGA
- a CDS encoding ATP-dependent DNA helicase UvrD2, translating into MRTEGVLAGLDPEQRTAVTAPAGPVCILAGAGTGKTRAITHRIAYRTLSGEISPRHVLAVTFTARAAAEMRARLTALGTAGVQARTFHAAALRQVRYFAPRLLEGRQMPELMESKVRVVGLAAAKAGLRTDRAAARDLAGEIEWAKSSLVEPGEYAVAAAKAMRESPFEPARVAEVFAAYESLKRRQGVIDFEDLLRAAVWGIEEHPDVAEQIRAQYRHFVVDEYQDVNPLQQRLLGAWLGGRDDLTVVGDASQTIYSFTGATSAYLIDFPRQRRDAVVVRLVRDYRSTPQVVGLANAVIRQARGTEAKLRLELVGQRPPGPEPELKIFPDEPGEAVAVARRCRELIAAGTPASEIAVLFRTNAQSEAYEEALAEAEVPYVVRGAERFFERAEVRRAMVALRAAVRSVPGETPLVEAVVEALAATGWNRSQPPPGGAAREQWEALAALVTLAEEYAAEPEILPIGEAGRIQRDVSLSTFNDELARRAEQQHAPTVAGVTLASLHSAKGLEWDAVFLVGLADGTLPTTYAKTAEQLEEERRLLYVGVTRARHLLWLSYGQSRAPGGRARRPCRFLPQLERSTSRERTPVDGSRKPDRRPIRVSSCRICGATLLAGADRKLGRCPTCPSDLDEDLHERLQVWRASTAAELKVPAYVVFTDATLVAVAERRPTGPAELLAIAGIGPRKLGQYGDAVFALVAGANPDDLAPKNFGN; encoded by the coding sequence GTGCGGACTGAAGGGGTGCTGGCCGGGCTGGATCCGGAGCAGCGGACGGCGGTGACGGCCCCCGCCGGGCCGGTCTGCATCCTCGCCGGCGCGGGCACCGGCAAGACCCGGGCCATCACCCACCGCATCGCGTACCGGACCCTCTCCGGCGAGATCAGCCCGCGGCACGTGCTGGCGGTCACCTTCACGGCGCGGGCCGCGGCCGAGATGCGGGCCCGGCTCACCGCCCTCGGTACGGCGGGGGTGCAGGCCCGTACCTTCCACGCGGCCGCGCTGCGGCAGGTCCGCTACTTCGCCCCGCGGCTGCTCGAGGGCCGGCAGATGCCCGAGCTGATGGAGAGCAAGGTCCGCGTCGTCGGGCTGGCGGCCGCGAAGGCCGGGCTGCGCACCGACCGGGCCGCCGCCCGGGACCTGGCCGGTGAGATCGAGTGGGCCAAGTCCTCCCTGGTCGAGCCGGGGGAGTACGCGGTGGCCGCGGCCAAGGCGATGCGTGAGTCGCCGTTCGAGCCGGCCCGGGTGGCCGAGGTGTTCGCCGCCTACGAGTCGCTGAAGCGCCGCCAGGGCGTGATCGACTTCGAGGACCTGCTGCGTGCCGCGGTCTGGGGCATCGAGGAGCACCCGGACGTCGCCGAGCAGATCCGCGCCCAGTACCGGCATTTCGTCGTCGACGAGTACCAGGACGTCAACCCGCTCCAGCAGCGGCTGCTCGGCGCCTGGCTGGGCGGGCGCGACGACCTCACCGTGGTCGGCGACGCCAGCCAGACCATCTACTCGTTCACCGGCGCCACCTCGGCGTACCTCATCGACTTCCCGCGTCAGCGGCGCGACGCCGTGGTGGTCCGGCTGGTCCGTGACTACCGCTCCACGCCGCAGGTGGTGGGGCTGGCCAACGCGGTGATCCGGCAGGCCCGCGGCACCGAGGCGAAACTGCGCCTGGAGCTGGTCGGGCAGCGGCCGCCCGGGCCGGAGCCGGAACTCAAGATCTTCCCGGACGAGCCGGGGGAGGCTGTCGCGGTGGCCCGGCGCTGCCGGGAGCTGATCGCGGCCGGCACCCCGGCCAGCGAGATCGCGGTGCTCTTCCGGACCAACGCGCAGTCCGAGGCGTACGAGGAGGCGCTCGCCGAGGCCGAGGTGCCCTACGTGGTCCGGGGCGCCGAGCGGTTCTTCGAGCGTGCCGAGGTGCGGCGGGCGATGGTCGCGCTGCGTGCCGCCGTGCGGTCGGTCCCCGGCGAGACCCCGCTCGTCGAGGCGGTCGTGGAGGCGCTCGCCGCCACCGGGTGGAACCGGAGCCAGCCCCCGCCGGGCGGTGCGGCCCGCGAGCAGTGGGAGGCGCTCGCCGCGCTGGTCACCCTCGCCGAGGAGTACGCCGCCGAGCCGGAGATCCTGCCGATCGGTGAGGCCGGACGGATCCAGCGGGACGTGTCGCTGTCCACCTTCAACGACGAGCTGGCCCGCCGTGCCGAACAGCAGCACGCGCCCACTGTGGCAGGAGTCACACTCGCTTCGCTGCACTCCGCCAAGGGCCTCGAATGGGACGCCGTCTTCCTGGTCGGGCTCGCCGACGGGACGCTTCCGACGACGTACGCGAAGACCGCCGAGCAGCTGGAAGAGGAGCGCCGCCTGCTCTATGTGGGGGTGACCCGGGCCCGTCACCTGCTCTGGCTCTCCTACGGCCAGTCCCGCGCCCCCGGCGGCCGGGCCCGCCGCCCCTGCCGGTTCCTTCCGCAGCTGGAACGCTCGACGTCCAGGGAACGTACGCCGGTCGATGGAAGTCGGAAACCCGACCGGCGTCCCATCCGGGTGTCCTCGTGCCGGATCTGCGGCGCCACCCTGCTGGCCGGCGCCGACCGCAAACTGGGCCGCTGCCCCACCTGCCCGTCGGACCTCGACGAGGACCTCCACGAGCGCTTGCAGGTGTGGCGCGCGAGCACCGCGGCGGAGCTCAAAGTCCCTGCGTACGTGGTGTTCACCGATGCGACCCTGGTGGCCGTGGCGGAGCGCCGCCCGACCGGCCCGGCGGAGCTGCTGGCGATCGCCGGGATCGGCCCCCGGAAGCTGGGTCAGTACGGCGACGCGGTCTTCGCTCTGGTGGCCGGTGCGAACCCAGATGATCTTGCGCCGAAAAACTTCGGAAACTAG
- a CDS encoding ABC1 kinase family protein — protein sequence MTDIPRRAASRTAKLAALPLGFAGRAALGLGKRAVGIASDVISADIQQRTAEQIFSVLGQLKGGAMKFGQALSVFEAALPEEMAGPYRQALTKLQEAAPPMPVANVHKALAEQLGPDWRDRFAEFDDGPAAAASIGQVHRAVWKLPPARRNAKPKLLPVAVKVQYPGAGDALISDLKQLSRLAGMFKIIQPGIDVKPLLAELRERITEELDYEMEAETQRAFAEAYRDDPEIFVPRVVASAPRVLVTEWVDGTPLADVITGGSPAERDEAGRLMAVLHFSAPGRAGLLHADPHPGNFRILPDGRLGVIDFGAVARLPEGHPEPIGRLVRLALDGQAQAVVDGLRDEGFVKGTDDLDAQALLDFLLPMIEPVSAERFRFTRSWLRSEATRLTNPRGPAYQLSRRLNLPPSYLLIHRVTLGSIGVLCQLEAEASYREILEKWLPGFAPVA from the coding sequence GTGACGGACATACCGCGCCGCGCCGCTTCCCGGACGGCGAAGCTAGCCGCACTTCCACTCGGTTTCGCTGGGCGTGCCGCCCTCGGTCTCGGCAAACGTGCCGTCGGCATAGCGTCCGACGTCATCTCGGCCGACATTCAACAGCGCACCGCCGAGCAGATCTTCAGCGTGCTGGGTCAGCTCAAGGGCGGGGCGATGAAATTCGGCCAGGCCCTGTCGGTGTTCGAGGCCGCGCTGCCCGAGGAGATGGCCGGGCCCTATCGCCAGGCCCTGACCAAACTCCAGGAGGCCGCGCCGCCGATGCCGGTGGCCAACGTGCACAAGGCGCTGGCCGAGCAGCTGGGCCCGGACTGGCGGGACCGGTTCGCCGAGTTCGACGACGGCCCGGCCGCCGCCGCCAGCATCGGACAGGTGCACCGGGCCGTGTGGAAACTGCCGCCGGCCCGGCGCAACGCGAAACCGAAGCTGCTGCCGGTGGCCGTGAAGGTGCAGTATCCGGGCGCCGGCGACGCCCTGATCTCCGACCTCAAGCAGCTCTCCCGCCTGGCCGGCATGTTCAAGATCATCCAGCCGGGCATCGACGTGAAACCACTGCTGGCCGAGCTCCGTGAGCGGATCACCGAGGAGCTCGACTACGAGATGGAGGCGGAGACACAGCGGGCGTTCGCGGAGGCGTACCGGGACGATCCGGAGATCTTCGTGCCCCGGGTGGTCGCCTCCGCCCCGCGGGTCCTGGTCACCGAGTGGGTGGACGGCACCCCGCTGGCCGACGTGATCACCGGTGGCTCGCCGGCCGAGCGGGACGAGGCGGGCCGGCTCATGGCCGTCCTGCACTTCTCGGCTCCCGGCCGGGCCGGCCTCCTGCACGCCGACCCGCACCCGGGCAACTTCCGGATCCTGCCCGACGGCCGGCTCGGCGTCATCGACTTCGGCGCGGTGGCCCGGCTCCCCGAGGGCCACCCGGAGCCGATCGGCCGACTGGTCCGGCTCGCCCTCGACGGCCAGGCGCAGGCGGTCGTCGACGGGTTGCGCGACGAGGGCTTCGTCAAGGGGACCGACGATCTCGACGCCCAGGCGCTGCTCGACTTCCTGCTGCCGATGATCGAACCGGTGTCGGCCGAGCGGTTCCGGTTCACCCGGAGCTGGCTGCGGTCGGAGGCGACGAGGCTGACCAATCCCCGGGGCCCGGCCTACCAGCTGAGCCGGCGGCTCAACCTGCCACCGTCCTACCTGCTCATCCACCGGGTGACACTGGGCTCGATCGGGGTGCTCTGCCAACTCGAGGCGGAGGCGTCCTATCGCGAGATCCTGGAGAAATGGCTGCCGGGGTTCGCCCCCGTCGCATAG
- a CDS encoding WhiB family transcriptional regulator: MSLALAPIDVSVDIEANLPCRKFDPDLWFSDSPAQLELAKSLCGDCPLRAECLAGAVDRAEPWGVWGGEIFERGAVVPRKRPRGRPRKADVARDAELAVEVEERLAANGLDSRSSVRLAA; the protein is encoded by the coding sequence ATGAGTCTGGCGCTGGCCCCGATCGACGTGAGCGTCGACATCGAGGCGAACCTGCCCTGTCGGAAGTTCGACCCGGACCTTTGGTTCTCCGACTCCCCGGCTCAGCTGGAGCTGGCCAAGTCGCTCTGCGGGGACTGCCCGCTGCGCGCCGAGTGCCTGGCCGGTGCGGTCGACCGTGCGGAGCCCTGGGGTGTCTGGGGTGGCGAGATCTTCGAGCGTGGCGCCGTGGTTCCGCGCAAGCGGCCCCGTGGTCGTCCGCGTAAGGCCGACGTCGCTCGCGACGCCGAGCTGGCTGTCGAGGTCGAGGAGCGGCTCGCCGCCAACGGTCTCGACTCCCGCAGCTCGGTCCGTCTGGCGGCCTGA
- a CDS encoding M48 metallopeptidase family protein, translating to MARARKPVVEVRRSQRRRRTVSAYRDGERVVVLIPDRFSRAEETEWVERMLARLAAREERLRCTDAELLARARRLTSRYLADHADRVVPASVRWVTNQNGRWGSCTPDDATIRISHRIQEMPDWVIDYVLLHELAHLVVPSHNARFWDLVNRFPKAERARGYLEGVSAAGTLVMAE from the coding sequence ATGGCCCGCGCGCGCAAGCCTGTCGTGGAAGTGCGGCGCAGTCAGCGTCGGCGACGGACGGTGTCCGCGTATCGCGACGGCGAGCGAGTCGTGGTACTCATCCCGGACCGATTCTCCCGCGCGGAGGAGACGGAGTGGGTGGAGCGCATGCTCGCCCGGCTCGCCGCCCGCGAGGAACGCCTGCGGTGCACCGACGCCGAACTGCTGGCCCGCGCCCGCCGCCTGACCAGCCGCTACCTGGCCGATCACGCCGACCGCGTGGTGCCCGCGAGCGTGCGCTGGGTGACCAACCAGAACGGGCGCTGGGGTTCCTGCACCCCCGACGACGCGACCATCCGCATCTCCCACCGCATCCAGGAGATGCCCGACTGGGTCATCGACTACGTGCTGCTGCACGAACTCGCCCACCTGGTCGTACCCAGCCACAACGCCCGCTTCTGGGACCTGGTGAACCGCTTCCCCAAGGCCGAGCGCGCCCGCGGCTATCTGGAAGGCGTCTCTGCGGCCGGCACGCTCGTGATGGCCGAATAA
- a CDS encoding M16 family metallopeptidase, translated as MAPRIKIPATKYPVERFTLGNGLRVVLSPDRSAPVVGVAVVYDVGIRSEPEGRTGFAHLFEHLMFQGSENLEKLAHFRHVQGAGGSFNGSTHLDYTDYFEVLPSGGLERALFLEADRMRGPRLTEENLRNQVDVVKEEIRVNVLNRPYGGFPWLKLPPVMFETFPNAHDGYGSFEDLESATVEDARGFFDRYYACGNAVLSVAGDFDVAEATAMIERHFGDVPARPAPRLPDFFEPDLTAERRESYVDRIAPLPAVAGGWRVPDPIATFDDYLPFVVLAEVLTDGDASRLVERLVQRDRTATTLGGYIGFMGDEYQVRNPTALLLQAHLPPGGDADKVLRTIDEELDRLAADGLKPGELDRTQARMATRLLNGTDDVLGRALPMAVLELQRGRPELLNDLPKLISEVRAEQIVAAAATLRPERRASVEVIPGASA; from the coding sequence GTGGCGCCCAGAATCAAGATCCCCGCGACGAAATACCCGGTCGAACGGTTCACCCTCGGCAACGGTCTGCGCGTGGTCCTCTCCCCGGATCGCAGCGCCCCTGTCGTCGGTGTGGCAGTCGTCTACGACGTCGGCATCCGCAGCGAGCCGGAAGGCCGCACCGGGTTCGCCCACCTCTTCGAGCACCTGATGTTCCAGGGCTCGGAGAACCTGGAGAAGCTGGCGCACTTCCGCCACGTGCAGGGCGCGGGCGGCAGTTTCAACGGCTCCACCCACCTGGACTACACCGACTACTTCGAGGTGCTGCCCTCCGGCGGCCTCGAGCGCGCGCTCTTCCTCGAGGCCGACCGCATGCGCGGCCCCCGGCTCACCGAGGAGAACCTGCGCAACCAGGTCGACGTGGTCAAGGAGGAGATCCGGGTCAACGTGCTGAACCGGCCGTACGGCGGGTTCCCGTGGCTCAAGTTGCCGCCGGTGATGTTCGAGACCTTCCCGAACGCGCACGACGGATACGGCTCGTTCGAGGACCTGGAGAGCGCCACGGTCGAGGACGCGCGGGGGTTCTTCGACCGCTACTACGCCTGCGGCAACGCGGTGCTGTCGGTGGCCGGCGACTTCGACGTGGCCGAGGCGACCGCCATGATCGAGCGGCACTTCGGTGACGTGCCCGCCCGTCCCGCCCCGCGGCTGCCCGACTTCTTCGAGCCGGACCTGACGGCGGAGCGCCGGGAGTCGTACGTCGATCGCATCGCCCCGCTGCCCGCGGTGGCCGGCGGCTGGCGTGTGCCGGACCCGATCGCCACCTTCGACGACTACCTGCCGTTCGTGGTGCTCGCCGAGGTGCTCACCGACGGTGACGCCTCCCGGCTCGTGGAGCGCCTGGTCCAGCGGGACCGGACGGCCACCACCCTGGGCGGCTACATCGGCTTCATGGGCGACGAGTACCAGGTGCGCAACCCCACCGCGCTGCTTCTCCAGGCCCACCTGCCGCCCGGCGGTGACGCCGACAAGGTGCTGCGGACCATCGACGAGGAGCTGGACCGGCTCGCCGCCGACGGTCTCAAGCCGGGCGAGCTGGACCGCACCCAGGCCCGGATGGCGACCCGCCTGCTGAACGGCACCGACGACGTGCTCGGCCGGGCGCTGCCGATGGCCGTGCTGGAGTTGCAGCGCGGTCGCCCCGAGCTGCTGAACGACCTGCCCAAGCTGATCAGCGAGGTGCGCGCGGAGCAGATCGTCGCCGCCGCGGCCACCCTGCGGCCCGAGCGCCGCGCCTCCGTCGAAGTGATCCCGGGAGCATCCGCGTGA
- the nudC gene encoding NAD(+) diphosphatase — translation MTSSEEPGGPPLARTTLDRAAHRRKDEDWLAAAWDRGQVVVVDLAKGGRALVTDRPDGGSALVLVSPAEAPEGERWFLGAGPDGTPFWAVDAPLTAGDGTRSMDLRSVGHLLDARDTGLLTTAVALGNWHLSHRFSPRTGKPTVSVEAGWARVDPDGALMWPRTDPAMIILVHDGVPGPGGRCLLGHNAAWPPRPDGGRRFSCLAGFVEAGESAEAAVAREVHEEVGVRLSEIRYEGSQSWPYPGSLMLGFHGIADPAQPLVLDPEEIDEAHWFTREAVAKMIAGEGTRGLPMNSSIAFYLIERWLHDDQETFSG, via the coding sequence GTGACCAGTTCCGAAGAGCCGGGCGGCCCACCGCTCGCCCGTACCACCCTCGACCGTGCCGCGCACCGCCGCAAGGACGAGGACTGGCTCGCCGCCGCCTGGGACCGCGGCCAGGTCGTCGTCGTGGACCTGGCCAAGGGCGGCCGGGCGCTGGTCACCGACCGTCCCGACGGCGGCTCCGCGCTGGTCCTGGTGTCGCCGGCGGAGGCGCCGGAGGGGGAGCGCTGGTTCCTCGGCGCCGGCCCGGACGGCACCCCGTTCTGGGCCGTCGACGCCCCGCTCACGGCGGGCGACGGCACCCGGTCCATGGATCTGCGCTCGGTCGGGCACCTGCTCGACGCCCGGGACACCGGCCTGCTGACCACCGCGGTCGCCCTCGGGAACTGGCACCTCAGTCACCGGTTCTCCCCGCGTACCGGGAAGCCGACCGTCTCGGTGGAGGCGGGGTGGGCGCGGGTCGACCCGGACGGCGCCCTGATGTGGCCGCGGACCGACCCCGCGATGATCATCCTGGTGCACGACGGCGTACCGGGGCCGGGTGGCCGTTGCCTGCTCGGGCACAACGCGGCCTGGCCGCCCCGGCCGGACGGCGGCCGGCGTTTCTCCTGCCTGGCGGGCTTCGTCGAGGCCGGCGAGTCGGCCGAGGCCGCAGTCGCCCGAGAGGTCCACGAGGAGGTCGGCGTCCGCCTCTCCGAGATCCGGTACGAGGGCAGCCAGTCCTGGCCGTACCCCGGCTCGCTGATGCTCGGCTTCCACGGCATCGCCGATCCGGCCCAGCCGCTGGTCCTGGACCCGGAGGAGATCGACGAGGCGCACTGGTTCACCCGGGAGGCGGTCGCGAAGATGATCGCCGGCGAGGGCACGCGTGGCCTGCCGATGAACTCATCGATCGCCTTCTACCTGATCGAGAGGTGGCTCCACGATGATCAGGAAACTTTTTCCGGTTAG
- a CDS encoding DUF5679 domain-containing protein yields MAETTYNGYCVKCKEKRDFQGNVEVSKTGMNMAKGKCPVCGTTMNRILGKAAKA; encoded by the coding sequence GTGGCCGAGACCACCTACAACGGCTACTGCGTCAAGTGCAAGGAGAAGCGTGACTTCCAGGGCAACGTGGAGGTCTCCAAGACCGGCATGAACATGGCCAAGGGCAAGTGCCCGGTCTGCGGGACGACGATGAACCGGATCCTGGGCAAGGCTGCCAAGGCGTGA
- a CDS encoding mycoredoxin has product MLTMYSTSWCGYCHRLKSQLDREGIAYDVVDIEQDEASAAFVRSVNGGNQTVPTLRFADGSALTNPSIVQVKQHLAAIAA; this is encoded by the coding sequence ATGCTGACCATGTACTCGACGTCCTGGTGTGGGTACTGCCACCGCCTCAAGTCGCAGCTCGACCGCGAGGGCATCGCCTACGACGTCGTCGACATCGAGCAGGACGAGGCCTCGGCCGCGTTCGTGCGCAGCGTCAACGGAGGCAACCAGACGGTGCCGACGCTGCGGTTCGCGGACGGCTCGGCACTGACGAACCCGTCGATCGTCCAGGTCAAGCAGCACCTCGCCGCCATCGCGGCCTGA